From the genome of Parabacteroides sp. FAFU027:
TGATGACCATGATTGAGGTCAATCATCTCTTTGCGGTAATAAATACCGGTCATGTAGGTATCAAATATATCGGCGGCAAACTTTGCATAACGTTCATCACCTGTGTACCAATAAAAAAACGCAGCCTTTCCGGCCATGCCCATAATCTCGGTGTTGATTGCCTCAACGGTTTTACCGGCTTGTGCAGGATCAGCCCATTCAAATGTCTCGCCAGGTTTTGAGCCGTTAATCAACCACAAACCACGCTCATCATCCATATAAGGTTTGATGTCTTCCAGCTTTGGTTTTTTGTAAATAGTTACGTGATCTCGCGCCCCTGAATAACGTACGGTTGGAACCGGTGCATGCCCCTTTGCATAGGCATAAACCCGGTCATTTATAAAAATGGTATCGTAATGATTCTTCCAGTACATTTGAAGACGGGAAACAATCCAGGTCGGATCGGACTGATGACGTTCCACATAGGGCTCAATGCCTTTTTGAAGCTTTGAATAAAGATCTTTTGCCCATTGCTCCTTACTGATTAAATTTTTCAGCTCTCCTTTTCCTTTTGCATCGGTCATCATTCTCGGATAGCTATCCTGGAGTTTTGGCAATGGGATTTGCTGCGCAGAGGTGGCAATAATGGAAGTAAAAAGAGCGAATGAGATAAGTGCTTTTTTCATGTTTGATTATATCTTCTTCAATGACCTGACAAGGGTATATGTCAGGCATATTATTCGTTATTTATATTTTCGATGAATCTGAATTGACATTACCAGTCCATTTTGGATAAAGCAAAGGTACAATCTGACTGTTTCAACAGAGAATAGTTTCAGGCCAAATGAGTATCAATTTATAAAGTGAGACTACTTCCCCAGACATAAAACTAAATATCAACACATTACAGACACCAGTAATCACAAATACATTAAGCCATGAATCTCTTTTTTTCAGCCATAAAAAGTGACTTTACTGATATTTTCTTGTCAATAAAATAAGCAAAAAGCCTCCCTGCTAATGCAAGGAGGCCTCCTTCACAACCTAATTTGCTTATTTACCTCTAATAATCTAATTCTATTGATTTATAAATTACCATTCCGGATTTTGCTCCAGATTCGGATTTAATTCAATTTGTTTAGTCGGCAACGGACGCAGGTAATGTTTCTGTTGAAATGCCCTTGCCGAGGCTGCCTCACGAATTGTGTATCCCTCTGTACTCACAGTAAATTTATTTGCTTCAACCGGAGTATAGGAATATGATTTACTAAGTGACGGATAGCTGAGCGTCCAGCTTTTTGCAAACGCAGAGCCTGTACCCATCCAGATACCTTCCAACGCTTTGCTCATTTCTACTTCAGCAGTTTTCCAACGGCGCAGGTCATCATAGCGGAAACCTTCGAGGAAAAGTTCAACATTTCGTTCCCGGCGAATTTCATTCAACAGAGTAGAGCCTGTTGGAATTACCGCATTTGTCAAATTCGGCATGCTGACCCGGGTGCGAAGTTTGTTAATAGATTTATTCAGATCATCATCAGACAGTGTTCCATCCTGGTATTCGCATTTTGCTTCAGCGTAAATGAGATAGACTTCAGCTAAACGAATAATGGGCACATCAAAACCATCTGCTGTATTAGTCGCGGAACGTTCGCCGCCGAATTTACTACACAAGAATCCATTGCCGCCCCAGGCCCGATAGGTCATTTTCAGGCTATCGGCTTTATCCCGGTTAAATGTACTTCCCGCTTCGTAGTTCCAATACAGTTCACCGACTCCACCACATGTGGTGGAAATACGTGGATCACGATTCTTGAAACAACTGTTGAGTGCTGTTGTATAATCGGGTGTAGTTGCATTTCCATTCTTATCCAATGCCATCTCCAGCATTTTCCGGGAAATCATCATGCCTCTCCCCCGGTGTGTATTGTTTTGTCCGGATTGACGAATGGTTTCATCGAAACGGTTACGGAAAATATATTCCTTATTCGCATCTTTCAGAACTCCGGCAGGATTACATTTTGTCGTGCTCTCCAGAATAAACATATAACGATAGCTTTTTACGCCTAACGAAGAGTTATAGAATAGAGCATAAGAGTTATCACTCATCACCAGGGTTGCATTTTCATAAGCTTTTTTCAATAGCTCTTTCGAACGGGTGGTGTTATTAAAGTGATATTTCTGCCAGGTACCTTCAAACAGACACACACGCGCCAGTAAGGCCTGGGCTGCCCCCAGAGTGATACGTCCGTTATTCGCTGTTGATTGAATGGCCGACTGCAATGGCAGCGCACCACTACCAATAGAAGCCTCCAGATCGCTGATAATAAAATCGGCAAATTCATCCCGGGTAGCTCTTGCGCCATATAATTCTTCCGAATTGACCTCTAACGGATCCTTAATGATCTGAAGGGGACCATAATCTACAAAAACCAGATAGGAATAATAGGCTCTGAAGAACTGAGCTTCAGCTACATATTTCTTTATTTCATCCGGTTTAGCATAAGAAGCTGCATTTTTCAGGAATAAGTTTACTGCACGTAATTGTTTAAAATACTCCTGATAAACGGCATCAACATCGACTTTTGTATAGGTTGAATTGGATGTGGTATTCGCGGCTGTAGAAGGATCGGATATGCGCATATCCCCCATTTCTTCTCTATCCATCAATCCGTAACTGTAAACCCCATTCGATCCGGAGCGATTTTGCATATACGGAAGCCAGGTATAAAAGTTATTGGCCGCTTTCTCAAATGCGTTGGCATTAGACCACATCGAAGCGTCCGACGGATCGGTTTCAGGTTTCAGGTCAAGCATGCTGTTACATGAAGCCATCACTAAGGCAATGCACAGTAATGTGATATATCTATATTTTTTCATCGTATTTTTCCTTTCGTTAATTATTAAAACGTCAAATCAAGTCCAAACGAGTAGGTGCGCATGAATGGATATGCGTTTGAACCGTTTGTTCCACCGAATGGATCTTCTGCGGTTGCTTCAGGATCCCAGCCATCTTTTGTTTTTGTAATCTCAAACAGGTCGTTTCCTGAAAAATAAACCCTTAGTTTTTCTACACTCATCTTTTTCACAAATGTTTTGGGCAAAGTATATCCGAAGGTGATATTTTTCATACGGGCATAGGCTCCGTTTTGCTTTCTGAACCAGGCATCGGAATACAAATAGTTGTAAGTACGAATGGTTCCGTTATTTGTCGTTTTAGGTACAGCATTCGGATCCTTATTTACTGAAGCCAGTAATAAATTTGTGGTCGTAGTGGAACCATCATTTTCAATATAGGTAACCTGCTGATTCGGATATTTCTCTGCAATATCGCTCCAGTTTTTACCATACCATACTGTCCCCTGGTTTTGATAAGTATTAGCAACCAACATGGTAGCAGCAGAAGCGTTACGAATAATCGTTTGCTTGCCTACGCCCTGAATAATCATAGACAAATCGAAGCCTTTGTAGTCTGCGCCCAGGTTTACACCAAAGCTATAGTGAGGAGTATTGTCGCCAAGGTTTTTCACATCACTTTTGGTTACTTTTCCATCACCATCCAGGTCCTTGTATTTCATATCACCGATACGCAAAAGGCTTGAACTAATCACGTCAGAGCCGATAATTGCCTTATAAGCGGCTAAATCATCTGCATCTTTAATCAATCCGTCAGAAGCCATACCCCAGTAGGTATTAATCGGATAGTTTACCAGATAAGTGGTTCTTGCATTCCATGTTTTTAGGGTTGCATTCTGCATGGTGATTAATTTATTGCGACTATCGCTGATATTGGCATTGATATAATAGTTTACCTTTCCGATTCTATCGCGCCAACCTAATGAAGCTTCCCAACCATTAACCGACATGGATCCATTATTTGTCTGAGGTGCTGTTGCTCCCAGTGTTTGCGGGTAAGTTACGTTTACCAGCATTCCATCATTCCGCTTTTGGAAATAGTCAAATGAACCACTTAATCTATTTTTCAACAAGGCAAAATCAATACCGATGTTCGCTGTGGTAATAACCTCCCAGGAACGATCGGTGGAAACCATGTTCTTTTCCGTAATGGTTTGTCCCAGCGTCGGAGCCGCTACTGAACCAAACAACGGATAATTTGGCGTATTTCCGGAAGCGGTATTCATATTCAGCAAGGCAATATAATCGTACAGGTTGATTCCGGCTTGATTACCTGTAGTTCCGTAAGAGCCTCTGATTTTCAGGTTATCGAAAATATCCAGTTTCTTCAGGAATGATTCTTCCGAAAGACGCCATGCGGCTGAAAGACCATAAAACGGCGCCC
Proteins encoded in this window:
- a CDS encoding RagB/SusD family nutrient uptake outer membrane protein; protein product: MKKYRYITLLCIALVMASCNSMLDLKPETDPSDASMWSNANAFEKAANNFYTWLPYMQNRSGSNGVYSYGLMDREEMGDMRISDPSTAANTTSNSTYTKVDVDAVYQEYFKQLRAVNLFLKNAASYAKPDEIKKYVAEAQFFRAYYSYLVFVDYGPLQIIKDPLEVNSEELYGARATRDEFADFIISDLEASIGSGALPLQSAIQSTANNGRITLGAAQALLARVCLFEGTWQKYHFNNTTRSKELLKKAYENATLVMSDNSYALFYNSSLGVKSYRYMFILESTTKCNPAGVLKDANKEYIFRNRFDETIRQSGQNNTHRGRGMMISRKMLEMALDKNGNATTPDYTTALNSCFKNRDPRISTTCGGVGELYWNYEAGSTFNRDKADSLKMTYRAWGGNGFLCSKFGGERSATNTADGFDVPIIRLAEVYLIYAEAKCEYQDGTLSDDDLNKSINKLRTRVSMPNLTNAVIPTGSTLLNEIRRERNVELFLEGFRYDDLRRWKTAEVEMSKALEGIWMGTGSAFAKSWTLSYPSLSKSYSYTPVEANKFTVSTEGYTIREAASARAFQQKHYLRPLPTKQIELNPNLEQNPEW